ATCATCTTTGAAACAAATACCTCATATTTCAATGCATATTGTAGCATTTAGAAGATAAAGTAGACCTCCCTAGCACAGGGTTGTTTGATTTCACTCTGACTTTGTGTAGATAAGATTTGTTAGTTTGTATTTccagatgtaaaaaaataaaaagttatgaacaatatttaatttttgtagCGCAACAGTTGATACAACTGCACTGCAAACCTCCAACAAAtatgatttcatttataaacagttAGAAGAATCAGCACTTCAACATGGTGGaataatatatatgcaaatacatATGCATGACATAAGTACACTATCTTTCAAAACGTTGGGCTCATCAAgaacttttaatgtttttgaaagaacactcttatgctcaccaaggctacatttatttgacaaaactacagtaaaacagtaatattgtgaaatattattaaaattttacaattttatatttttatacatcttaaaatgttttcttttttttttcagtgatggcAAATGTacaatttcagcatcattacaccagtcttcagtctccacatggtccttcagaaatcattctgatatgatgttTTGAAgctcaagacatttttttttttattattaccaatgttgtaAACAGTTGTAATGCTTAATTGTATGTGGAAACTGAGACACATTTATTTCAGAAGTCTTTCAGAAACTCTACAATGCTAATGTGTACAAAGCATTACCGGTAGATCAGACTACACAACAGAAAACACTGGCTGTGGCTAATCTTTCATGGACATGCTACTGTGTCCCACCAATTTTTTTATTGATCCAATCCAAATATTTAAGGACTCTGGTATAGACACCAGGCTTGTTCTTCTCCCCACAGCCGTCTCCCCAGCTCACTATACCATAGATATAGTGTGTTTGATTTCTCATACAGGTTAAAGGCCCACCAGAGTCACCCTTTCAGAAAGAGAGTTGAAtgttaatatcattattttttacgGCAGAACCATCGGCTTTTAATATTAGTAAACAACATTATACAGTTAGAATTAGGACACACCTGACAGGAGTCCACTCCTCCCTTGAGATAACCAGCGCAAAACATGCCATCATCCAGCAGAGAAGGATATACTTTACTGCTTGAACAAACCTCCTGAGAAATCAGCAAAACCTGTGCATCAAGCAAATGCATAGAGCCATACTCTGCTATGGACAGGAAAGAAAAGAGAACAGATTCAGTCCTTTCATTGATGAACCTTCAACACAAATTCAGAAATAGACATACGGATACATACACGTCTCTGTGGCTCCCCATCCAGAAATGCTGCATTCTGTTCCATCTGCAAAAGGTTCATTGGGCAAGCAGGCGGCCTTCACAAACTGAGTTTCCTTTGCACATTCTCCATTAGTAACTTTCAGTTTTAATAGAGCTGCACCACAAGAAATATGTATTGTCTGATCAGTTGTACACTACTTAATTGCAGTGTACACTACATCATTTCCACTAAAAATGGCTAACGCTCAAAATGCTATAAGGTGATGGTCAGTTTTTTCCACAGCTATGAAAAGTAAAAAGatgcacttcaaaataaaagcctgattAGATTACTTAAAGATAACACTAGAATCTGAttccaaacaaaaataaatatcaaaaaacaaacacacacatgcacacatcaatCTATAGCAGTGAATATAATTAGAATCCGTTTGTGCAAATATGTCTATGTTGCTCACCAATATCATTGTAGACGGTGTCAGCGGTTTCCTTGAACTTCTCATGGATGATGGTGTCCTCCACCAGTACGGTCTGATCTGTTTGCTCCTTTTGTATCAGATTTAGTCCCCCCAATATAACTCtgtagtcatttattttattactgtacacacataaaaagaaaataaaaccaagCTATGGTTAATTTgggttttaatgtgaaatattgttacgaTACTTTTTTCCAGATTATTAAAAGAATCATGGAcgattaataaaataatgcataagaAGTcaaatttaatattacattttcagaTTAATTTAGTTAAAAGTGGTGAAATATAAACCGAACCAGTTTACAGTGATCATGGATTGAAAAAGAAATGTTGTGATGAGTTTACACAATCTTCACCTTCTGTGTGATTTAGAGAAAACACACATATACCATCCGAAAATCAAACCAGACAGTAAACATATTGCCTTGATTAAAatttacacataataataattataactgcATCTAAGATTCAAATCTTACCAGAGATACCATTCCATATCTAACCATTAGGCTATACTACCCCAAATCTTAATCATGTCTTGTGTCTTTATTATTCTGTGTCCATTATGTTCTTTAATACTGTATACTAAAGGCCATACTTACATACAATGGGCAGCAGTCAGCACCCAACAAGGCTTGATAAGGGTGCCTCCACAGATGTGTCTGTACTGTTGGGTGGATCCTTTAGGCTTCACCTGTACGGATACTTGCCATGGATGGGCTCCAGGAATAGCTTTAAGACCCCCATAAATCCGGTTAAGTTGTTTTTTCGGATTAGGTTTTCCACAGGTAAGAAAGCTCTTTGTTGAAGCGTCGATCGTAGGTAATGGGGTTGTCGGGACAGGAGTAGTGGCTATTTGGGCTGAACTGGTGCTCTCTGGGGTTATGCTACCATCTGGTTTTCAATAAAGAAGACATTAATATTAAGTAACttaaattttagacataatattggcaattaaggctggaatacactacatgacttttgTCCTGATTTGCAGTCTGGAGGACTGGAGGACGTTCTGGTGTTTTTTGGGCAGTTGGAGTTAACCAATTTCAAAGATATAGAATAGTATTATGGATACAGGCTGTGATTATGGATACAGACTTGAAAGTCTGATTGTGTGCGATCCACAGTCATGATGTTCAGTTTTCTCTGTAACTAACTACAAAGTCGTCAAGTGTATAATTCCTAGACTTTtaaaatttgttcaaatataAACTAATGCAATCATCAGTCGTCATCAATTTTGACAGACAAGTCTTACCTGTTGTAGATGGTATGGTTGGTTGAAGAGTAGTTACTTCTGGTGGAATACTGTCTGTGAATGCAATTGTGGTGGGTTGAGCTTCAGCTGTGGTGGACACCATTTCTCTGGTAGGGGTTACTGAAGAATAATTGCAGCAATGTGAATTACAGTCTGAATTTGTGGCGAAACTGAAATTGAATGCAGGTTTagtaatgctaaataaataaatgttaacaaaaatatCCTTTATCTATTAAATcccattttttaaacaaatgtcttCGATGCTGACCTGCGATTATCCAATTCAACCATAccaataagcaaataaataaaataaaataaaataaaatattactgaagAGTGCTGAACTTCTCCCACATCCTATTCTTCATGCAAATTTTTAACTGCACCCTCCACAGTACAGACATGagtttacatttccttcagcctgaggtttattaattttactttttggtACATTTGCCAAAAAGATAActttttttccataaaaaaacatgagaaaaagTAAGGCAAAAATAACGTAGaacatttaaaagtacaaaattaatgcaataatttactttgagtttttcaatattgtaatgcattactttaaaaagtaactttccccaacgcTGTTATTCGTCCCACCTACCTGCAGAAAGGGTAAGTGAAAACTCCATTCACTCTTACATAGACAACTGgagtgatacaaacagtgaaaagTCCTAGTGCTACTGGAAATTATATAAGTACTCTTGAACCGTCTCTcagtaaattaaattcaaaagaacaaaCTATTACATTTAGAATGACCATTAATATCAGTGACTGTTGTTAAAAACTTCACAGCTTTTGGTTTAAACTTTCAATGGAACACAACTGGAATATATACTGATGCAATCATCAATTGTCATCAATTTTGACAGACAAGTCTTACCTGTTGTAGATGGTATGGTTGGTTGAAGAGTAGTTACTTCTGGTGGAATACTGTCTGTGAATGCAATTGTGGTGGGTTGAGCTTCAGCTGTGGTGGACACCATTTCTCTGGTAGTGGTTGCTGAAGAATAATTGCAGCATGTGAATTACAGTCTGAATTTGTGGCAAAACTGAAATTTAATGCAGGTttagtaatgtaaaataaataaatgttaacaaaaatatCCTTTATCTATTAAATCCCATTTTTTAAAACCAATATCTTTGATGCTGACCTTCGATTATCCAATTCAACCATAccaataagcaaataaataaataaaataataaaataaaatattgctgaaGAGTGCTGAACTTCTCCCACATCCTATTCCTCATGCAAATTTTGAGCTGCTCCCTCCACAGTACAGACATGagtttacatttccttcagtctgaggattattaatttaactttttggtacatttgccaaaaatataacttttttatgtaaaaaaaaaaacaaaaaaaaaaaaacagttcagatgaaaaaaagtaacgcaaaagtaacgtaaaacatttaaaagtataaaatgaaTGCAATAATTTACTTTGAGTAattcaatattgtaatgcattactttaaaaagtaactttccccaacgcTGTTATTCACCACCTACCTGCAGAAAGGGTAAGTGAAAACTCCATTCACTCTTACATAGACAACTGGAGTAATACAAACAGTGAAAAGTCCTAGTGCTAATGGAAATATAAGTACTCTTGGACCATCTCTcagtaaattaaattcaaaagaacaaaCTATTACATTTAGAATGACCATTaatataccgtcctacaggcagaaactaaaatcagctaaacctgtatcaaggactgtaaaaagatggactaatgaagcagagcaggatttacaatcttgttttgacctcactgattggagtgttttttgaagctgctgccaccgatctggatgaactcacagagaccgtaacctcatatatcagtttctgtgaggatatgtgtattcctacaaagactcaactaatttacaataatgacaaaccgtggttcactgcaaaactcagacagctccgtcaggccaaagaagatgcttacgtgaagggggacaatgtcttgtataaacaggctaaatacacattggaaaaggagatcaaagtggcaaaaaggaattattctgaaaaaataaggactcagttcacttccaacgactccgcatcagtgtggaaaagtctaa
The sequence above is drawn from the Carassius auratus strain Wakin unplaced genomic scaffold, ASM336829v1 scaf_tig00032276, whole genome shotgun sequence genome and encodes:
- the LOC113080849 gene encoding hyaluronan-binding protein 2-like isoform X2 is translated as MNLKLWLLLLFLCALIIPAQLHKDKHDKHDKHAERAKHEHRGKHGRPGKHHGKRGKERLESLKAEFGSSDDSDEDDDANKWLFELQSLTGKCSPNPCLNGGVCDEKKNHFKCKCPKQFVGRRCERGKRVCKRGTCGAGLCLLTSSPPYYKCKCIPPFAPPNCKTLSPCAPNPCQNNGKCVDEDDDFECICPDGFSGQYCQVDPDDCYEGDGQSYRGKVSETEEGDECLDWNSEFLLDKGSFPAAAFESSGGLGPHNFCRNPDGDKKPWCFVKKNRRLRWDYCDVRKCPTPATTTRKMVSTTAEAQPTTIAFTDSIPPKVTTLQPTIPSTTVTPTREMVSTTAEAQPTTIAFTDSIPPEVTTLQPTIPSTTDGSITPESTSSAQIATTPVPTTPLPTIDASTKSFLTCGKPNPKKQLNRIYGGLKAIPGAHPWQVSVQVKPKGSTQQYRHICGGTLIKPCWVLTAAHCINKINDYRVILGGLNLIQKEQTDQTVLVEDTIIHEKFKETADTVYNDIALLKLKVTNGECAKETQFVKAACLPNEPFADGTECSISGWGATETSEYGSMHLLDAQVLLISQEVCSSSKVYPSLLDDGMFCAGYLKGGVDSCQGDSGGPLTCMRNQTHYIYGIVSWGDGCGEKNKPGVYTRVLKYLDWINKKIGGTQ
- the LOC113080849 gene encoding hyaluronan-binding protein 2-like isoform X1, translating into MNLKLWLLLLFLCALIIPAQLHKDKHDKHDKHAERAKHEHRGKHGRPGKHHGKRGKERLESLKAEFGSSDDSDEDDDANKWLFELQSLTGKCSPNPCLNGGVCDEKKNHFKCKCPKQFVGRRCERGKRVCKRGTCGAGLCLLTSSPPYYKCKCIPPFAPPNCKTLSPCAPNPCQNNGKCVDEDDDFECICPDGFSGQYCQVDPDDCYEGDGQSYRGKVSETEEGDECLDWNSEFLLDKGSFPAAAFESSGGLGPHNFCRNPDGDKKPWCFVKKNRRLRWDYCDVRKCPTPATTTRKMVSTTAEAQPTTIAFTDSIPPKVTTLQPTIPSTTATTTREMVSTTAEAQPTTIAFTDSIPPEVTTLQPTIPSTTVTPTREMVSTTAEAQPTTIAFTDSIPPEVTTLQPTIPSTTDGSITPESTSSAQIATTPVPTTPLPTIDASTKSFLTCGKPNPKKQLNRIYGGLKAIPGAHPWQVSVQVKPKGSTQQYRHICGGTLIKPCWVLTAAHCINKINDYRVILGGLNLIQKEQTDQTVLVEDTIIHEKFKETADTVYNDIALLKLKVTNGECAKETQFVKAACLPNEPFADGTECSISGWGATETSEYGSMHLLDAQVLLISQEVCSSSKVYPSLLDDGMFCAGYLKGGVDSCQGDSGGPLTCMRNQTHYIYGIVSWGDGCGEKNKPGVYTRVLKYLDWINKKIGGTQ